The sequence below is a genomic window from Desulfomonilia bacterium.
AGCTTGTCGCTCAACATGACTATGTGTTTCATTTCTTCATCTATAATGTCTTCTATTGCATTCTTTGATTTTGCTTCCGGTAGAGCCTTTCTTATGCCAGTGTAAAAAAGAATTGAGTTTTTCTCCGCCTCGATCGCCATCCTGAGTATTTCGGAAAGAGTTGACTTTGCACTCAATGCGTCACACATATCCGAACCTTTTGCAAAGACCTTTCCTTCGGTAAAGGCATGGATGTATGCTGTGGCCATCTCATCAGGGTCATAGCCTTTGAATGCATCACTCAGTATCTCAGAGCGCATTTTCTTGAATTTCTTTTCATGAGCGACTTCCATTTTGGAAAGGCCTTCAAGCATATTCTTTATATCCGAATCTGAGAAAAGACCTGCTGCCTTTGAGTAAAATGCCGCACCCTGCCTTTCGATGTCTTCAGCCATTTCGAAAACTTCATCCGCGTTAAAGTAAAGTTTCATGGTTACCCCTCTTAATAATATTTTTGCAGCTAAGCCTGTGTGTTTTGCCCTTGTACAGGCGGTACAAATACCCTTTGGGCAAGCTCGCGGTCAAGCATAAGAATACCGTGTCCATTATCGCCTATCAGGCGGAGTTCCTGTGCTATTCCGTCTGCATTTGCCTCTTCCTCAACCTGCTCGTTGACGAACCATTGCAGGAAAGTATTTGTCGCATGGTCTTTCTCCCTGATCGCAAGATCAACCAGTTTATTGATAAGTCCTGTCACTTTCTGTTCATGTTTGTAAGTATCCTGAAAGATCGCAAGAGCCGATGCCCACTTTACAGGCGGACCGGAAATAGCCTTGAGTTCAACCCTGCCTCCTCTGTCGATAAGGAAATTGTAGAATTTGTCGGCATGTGTGAACTCTTCCAGCGCCTGAACTCTCATCCAGTTGGCAAAGCCTTTTAAATTCATAGCCTGGAACTGGGCGCTCATCGAAATGTAAAGATATGCCGAGTACAACTCGGCATTAATTTGAGAGTTTATTGCAGCCTGCATCTTTTCACTTATCATGTCGTCACCCGTTGTTTAGGTGCTTATGCTTTCCAGAGACCGTGAAGATTACAGTATTCCCTTGCGGTAATCTCTTTTGCATCTATGCAGAATACTGCTTCGGGTGCATCTCCAGGCTTCAAGAATTCTCTGTATGCTTTTCCATCTGCAATGAGTTCGATCCATTCGATATAATGTTTTTCTTCCATCGGATGTGCAACCGATCCTACTTTCACCTTGATCCCGTGTTCCAGTACTTCTATTACGGGTACATGCTTTTCTTTTGCCGCATCAACTGTATTCTCAGTAATGAGTTTCATGGACTGATGGCAGCAAACGAGTTCTCCTTTGCCTTCATGCAAAACCTCAACAATATTTCCGCACAATTCACACTTGTAGATCTCAAGTCTTTTTGCCATTTGACACCTCCTTGGTTTTTTATTAGTAATAATTCTTATTAATAGCTAACTATTTATATGTCAAGAGATTATGAGACATTAATTTTTTCCCAGAGGCTATCATCTGTTGACTGTTTTATTTTTACTATCAGCTTTCCACCAGCCTCCTGTCTTGATACGGTGCCAAATACCGATATGGGGATTGAACGAAAATAAACAGCCGCAAGTTCACCTTCTAGATAGGGTCCTTTGTCTTCATTTTCAACAGTATAAATATTCTTCAAGCAGATTCCGCCAAGACTTATATTATCAATTCTTGCGGATTTTTCGATGGAACCTTTCGGCGTGTTGATATGAACAAGTGCAATGTCGTCCATGTTTTTCCTTGCATATGCCCTTCTCTCGACATTGTTCATGCTGATGTCCTCCCGTCGATTCTTTCACTGGTTCCTTTCAATCCATCTCAAAAACGTTTTCATTATAGAATGAAACTTAATTATAAGACAATCTTGGAATTGCAATTATAAAAAAACCAAAATCTGCCTGTACATATTTAATCTTTGATGATAAAAAACTCTTTCTGAAGTGAAATAAGGACGGATTTAAAGAATGGCGGCAGTTGGAAAAATAGAAATTGACAGATCATTGTGCAAAGAATGCGAGCTATGCATGTCAGTATGCCCTGAAAAGGCCATAATCATATCAGCTGAGATGAATTACAAAGGTTATCATCCGGCTGAATTCAAGAATAAGACCTGCCGGGGATGCGGTTTATGTGCGATCATGTGCCCTGAAATAGCTATCGAGGTTTACCGTGAGCGATAAGGTGCTGATGAAAGGTACGGATGCGATTGCCGAAGCTGCAATAAGAGCGGGTTGCAGATGTTATTTCGGCTATCCGATTACCCCTCAGAACGAAATACCTGAATACATGGCAAGAAGAATGCCCGAGGTCGGCGGTGTTTTTCTTCAGGGTGAGAGCGAGATTGCCTCGATAAATATGGTTCATGGAGCTGTAGCTGCAGGGGTCAGGACAATGACATCTTCATCTTCTCCGGGAATAAGCCTGAAGCAGGAATGTCTGTCATTTCTTGCCACGCAGGAATTGCCGGCGGTCATTGTGAACATAATGCGGGGTGGCCCTGGCCTGGGCAACATTGCACCAAACCAGGGTGACTATTATCAGGCAACCCGCGGGGGAGGCCATGGCGACTACAGAATGCCTGTAATTGCCCCGGGCTCAATTCAGGAACTGTACGATCTTACCATGGATGCTTTTGATATTGCCGATAAATTCCGATCTCCGGTGCTGATACTTGGAGACGGGATGATGGGACAGATGATGGAGCCAATTGTCATTCATGAAAAGCCCGAAGTGGAACTTCCTGAAAAAGACTATATACTCGATGGCGCCAGAGGAAGACACGGGAGGGTGCTTAAATCGCTCATCCTTAATGCAAGAGGCATGGAAGAGCAGAATTGGAAATTGAAGCGGAAATACGACCTGATGAGGCAGGAACTTCCTCGTTGTGAAGAATACATGACAGACGATGCAAAGCTTGTAGTAGTTGCATATGGAACAGCTGCCAGGATTGCAAAGGGCGCGGTTAAAAGGGCAAGGGCAGGAGGGCTGCAGGTAGGTATTTTCAGGCCGGTGACATTATGGCCGTTTCCTGACAGCGCATTGCTTGAGGTCGCTAAAAAAGCAAAACTGTTCCTTGTATTTGAGATGAGCACCGGGCAGATGATTGATGACGTGAAACTGGCTGTCGGAAACAGGATTGAATGTGAGTTCTACGGCAGGCCGGGTGGTGTAATACCGCAACCTAAGGAGATAGAGAGAATCATCGAGAGGTTGTGGCTGCAGAAGGAGCTGTAGGTGGAGAAGATATTTTCAAGGCCAGCTTGCATGAAACCGGCGCCATTCCATTATTGTCCGGGGTGCGGGCATTCGATAATTCACAGACTCATTGGTGAACTGATCGACGAAATGAACTTGAGGGAGAACATCGTCTGCGTGCCGCCATGCGGATGTGCGGTTCTTGCCTATGATTATTTTGATATCGACATGGTGGAAGCTGCACATGGAAGAGGGTGTGCTGTCGCAACAGGCCTTAAAAGGGCAAATCCTTCTCTAATGGTTTTTACATATCAGGGAGACGGCGACATATCGGCAATAGGTACTGCTGAAACGCTGCATGCGGCAAACAGGGGCGAGCTTATAACAAGCATATTTGTCAACAATGCCGTTTACGGTATGACCGGAGGCCAGATGGCGCCCACGACAATACTAGGGCAGAAGACCACGACGTCTCCTGCAGGCAGAAGCGCCAGAGTTGAAGGGTATCCCTTGAAAATAACCGAACTTATAGCACAGCTTGACGGTGCCGCTTATGTGGCAAGGAATTCATTAGCCACTCCCGCGAAGGTCAATGCTACTAAAAAATCGATTAAAAAGGCTTTGGAAATCCAGCAGCAGGGTATTGGTTTTTCTCTCGTGGAAATTCTTTCACCATGCCCGACCAACTGGAAGGTTAATGCCCTTGAGGCGTTTAAGTATCTCGAAGATGTTATGGAAAAGGAATTTAATCCCGGGGTATTGAAGGATATTACTAAAAGCAGGAAGGCTTAAAACAACTGATATGATTACCAAGACCATCATGAGCGGTATTGGGGGACAAGGCATATTATTCTCAGGTATCTGCCTCGCATGGGCCGCAATGGAGGAAGGGCAGCATGTTACTTATCTACCTTCTTATGGCGCGGAAATGAGGGGAGGAATAGCATCCTGTACCATAGCCATTTCCAATGATGAAGAAATAGCTTCTCCTGTTTCCTCCGAACCCGATTACCTGGTAATAATGGACAATCAATCATTATTCAGGCTTCAGAACCGGATCGTACCGGGAGGAATTCTGTTCCTTAACAGTAATATGGTTACGGACAGGCCGATCAGGAACGATATCGAGGTTGTTGATGTCCCAGTTAATGATATTGCATTGTCATCTGTCGGACTCAGATATTCAAATATGATCATGCTTGGCGCATTCGTAGGGCATACGCATATAATCAAGATATCGTCAATCATTGATAATATGGCCGATATCCTTGGAAAGGGAAAAGCGAGGTTTAAAGATAAAAATATCGATGCCATAAAGACCGGAAATAATTTATTTTCAAAGGGGAACTAAGAATGTCAGTAAAACAGTTTCGAATAAAAATGGAAAATAAATCCGGAATGCTT
It includes:
- a CDS encoding thiamine pyrophosphate-dependent enzyme; protein product: MEKIFSRPACMKPAPFHYCPGCGHSIIHRLIGELIDEMNLRENIVCVPPCGCAVLAYDYFDIDMVEAAHGRGCAVATGLKRANPSLMVFTYQGDGDISAIGTAETLHAANRGELITSIFVNNAVYGMTGGQMAPTTILGQKTTTSPAGRSARVEGYPLKITELIAQLDGAAYVARNSLATPAKVNATKKSIKKALEIQQQGIGFSLVEILSPCPTNWKVNALEAFKYLEDVMEKEFNPGVLKDITKSRKA
- a CDS encoding desulfoferrodoxin, which translates into the protein MAKRLEIYKCELCGNIVEVLHEGKGELVCCHQSMKLITENTVDAAKEKHVPVIEVLEHGIKVKVGSVAHPMEEKHYIEWIELIADGKAYREFLKPGDAPEAVFCIDAKEITAREYCNLHGLWKA
- a CDS encoding 2-oxoacid:acceptor oxidoreductase family protein, giving the protein MSGIGGQGILFSGICLAWAAMEEGQHVTYLPSYGAEMRGGIASCTIAISNDEEIASPVSSEPDYLVIMDNQSLFRLQNRIVPGGILFLNSNMVTDRPIRNDIEVVDVPVNDIALSSVGLRYSNMIMLGAFVGHTHIIKISSIIDNMADILGKGKARFKDKNIDAIKTGNNLFSKGN
- a CDS encoding ferritin; amino-acid sequence: MISEKMQAAINSQINAELYSAYLYISMSAQFQAMNLKGFANWMRVQALEEFTHADKFYNFLIDRGGRVELKAISGPPVKWASALAIFQDTYKHEQKVTGLINKLVDLAIREKDHATNTFLQWFVNEQVEEEANADGIAQELRLIGDNGHGILMLDRELAQRVFVPPVQGQNTQA
- a CDS encoding ferritin family protein gives rise to the protein MKLYFNADEVFEMAEDIERQGAAFYSKAAGLFSDSDIKNMLEGLSKMEVAHEKKFKKMRSEILSDAFKGYDPDEMATAYIHAFTEGKVFAKGSDMCDALSAKSTLSEILRMAIEAEKNSILFYTGIRKALPEAKSKNAIEDIIDEEMKHIVMLSDKLKSIA
- a CDS encoding 3-methyl-2-oxobutanoate dehydrogenase subunit VorB; the encoded protein is MSDKVLMKGTDAIAEAAIRAGCRCYFGYPITPQNEIPEYMARRMPEVGGVFLQGESEIASINMVHGAVAAGVRTMTSSSSPGISLKQECLSFLATQELPAVIVNIMRGGPGLGNIAPNQGDYYQATRGGGHGDYRMPVIAPGSIQELYDLTMDAFDIADKFRSPVLILGDGMMGQMMEPIVIHEKPEVELPEKDYILDGARGRHGRVLKSLILNARGMEEQNWKLKRKYDLMRQELPRCEEYMTDDAKLVVVAYGTAARIAKGAVKRARAGGLQVGIFRPVTLWPFPDSALLEVAKKAKLFLVFEMSTGQMIDDVKLAVGNRIECEFYGRPGGVIPQPKEIERIIERLWLQKEL
- a CDS encoding 4Fe-4S binding protein, with the translated sequence MAAVGKIEIDRSLCKECELCMSVCPEKAIIISAEMNYKGYHPAEFKNKTCRGCGLCAIMCPEIAIEVYRER